The proteins below come from a single Drosophila teissieri strain GT53w chromosome 3L, Prin_Dtei_1.1, whole genome shotgun sequence genomic window:
- the LOC122616076 gene encoding uncharacterized protein LOC122616076 isoform X11 → MSEADQSASKCSPSGVRRVRTDLKTSENRFLGSQQRTSSPMAIKQRHLHYHYATFMASSAPQAHETYYSAQLPARATRLLNRSRLQDQQLAGNDSDNSLRSSHSGGASAAAAAARKRSTANSRTSSGSTASLPRQRHLQQQHLGLGGAAGGGGGGGGATASGTSTQRCGGELHSSSDDLMLYDKSFRNAMIQDVLQFKKQLLRLRRILQETETLNPFENDNVQLFAACGLDSKQLNDIDLASLTSSTTEDPLQELSDLRRQVVYLQGQVDDRDRTIRLQRDLIEQLEAEKRQKSAANGPASGGDQGKELISMATQTERTRPLAIGAEGLSRSKPEYTSYTTHFPMLHLHDSTLAATTIIRHHQSNHNQQEQQQPKQQQADKSCPAISQTRRHTIISTTLTNYNQQLAAAFPDAPRRSSIGWDTIPTMPTPTAHGNASKPVRITLIGEALPLHKKSSTGSLCSSSTSSSSSSTSSLAQNANVVVKRRYPNGCQSVKSGSSAHYQPLYNSNKMTSPTVTIV, encoded by the exons ATGTCGGAGGCGGACCAGTCCGCCAGCAAGTGCTCGCCCAGTGGAGTGCGAAGAGTGCGCACGGATCTGAAGACGTCGGAGAACCGATTCCTGGGCAGCCAGCAGCGGACCAGCTCACCCATGGCCATCAAGCAGCGGCACCTCCACTACCACTATGCCACCTTCATGGCCAGCAGTGCGCCGCAGGCCCACGAAACATATTACAG CGCCCAACTGCCTGCGCGCGCCACCAGATTGCTGAACCGCTCCCGTCTGCAGGACCAGCAGCTCGCCGGCAACGATTCGGACAACAGCCTGAGGTCCTCCCACAGCGGCGGAGCttcggcagcggcggcggcggccaggaAGCGAAGCACGGCCAACTCCAGGACCTCGTCGGGATCCACGGCCAGTCTGCCCCGTCAGCggcacctgcagcagcagcacctgggCTTGGGTGGCGCagcaggaggtggaggtggaggtggtggagccACTGCATCCGGAACATCCACCCAGCGGTGCGGGGGAGAGCTGCACAGCTCGTCGGACGATCTGATGTTGTATGACAAGTCCTTCCGCAATGCCATGATCCAGGATGTGCTGCAGTTCAAGAAGCAGCTGCTTCGACTGCGGCGAATACTCCAGGAG ACGGAAACGCTCAATCCCTTCGAGAACGACAACGTCCAGCTGTTCGCCGCCTGCGGATTGGACAGCAAGCAGCTGAATGACATCGATCTGGCCAGCCTGACCTCGTCCACGACGGAGGATCCGCTCCAGGAGCTATCGGATCTACGTAGACAGGTGGTTTACCTTCAG GGTCAAGTGGACGATCGTGATCGCACCATTCGCCTGCAGCGAGATCTTATCGAGCAACTGGAGGCCGAGAAGAGGCAGAAGTCGGCGGCGAATGGACCTGCCTCTGGCGGGGATCAGGGCAAGGAGCTCATCAGCATGGCCACCCAAACGGAGCGG ACACGACCACTTGCCATTGGTGCGGAGGGTTTGTCCAG AAGTAAGCCCGAATATACCAGTTATACCACGCACTTTCCGATGCTCCACTTGCACGATTCCACGCTGGCAGCCACCACGATAATCCGTCATCACCAGAGCAACCACAAccagcaagagcagcagcagccaaagcagcagcaggcggatAAATCCTGTCCAGCTATCAGCCAGACCCGCCGGCACACCATTATCTCCACCACGCTGACCAACTACAATCAGCAGCTGGCGGCGGCGTTTCCCGATGCCCCCCGACGCTCCTCCATCGGTTGGGATACCATCCCGACCATGCCCACACCCACGGCCCATGGCAACGCCTCGAAGCCGGTGAGGATTACGCTAATCGGGGAGGCACTGCCGCTGCACAAGAAGTCATCCACCGGATCGCTGTGCTCCTCATCAacgtcgtcctcctcctcatccacatcctcgtTGGCCCAAAATGCGAATGTGGTGGTCAAGAGGCGCTACCCCAATGGCTGTCAGAGTGTTAAGAGCGGATCGAGTGCCCATTATCAGCCGTtgtacaacagcaacaagatgACAAGCCCAACCGTAACTATAGTCTGA
- the LOC122616076 gene encoding uncharacterized protein LOC122616076 isoform X2: MGKCVSRQSAPLHELESPDAQQHHQSVLTIAVSHEDLAQAHEIWQRLTGSNEYIAAGPPSQLLEEEPFYYTISRRRQPEQQLARQLELEQEQEQAVLHIESLYNDAAIAPAEPVTSASEPEYSTCQEFLLHELLQVIEEHASSTSTSNSTSSSTTNYILNQARIRPEPQLPVENNGWLAAVGQAESKKQGSKSGRRQHNGNGNGNGNPTEAMEQNQTVHTKGTAMSFGFRKKLNGTPKKFKKLLEGGDKSATRTADTKDDNGNAAVPVHFEKVGAAAVQKAGTLATGAAGGRFGYRGAVPRPSSAGFTAPSEDSESESMANAQNNINNNNNNNNNNGRGAENGPVLVSNLKRRSKSAHAGRSGDGEPKIAQPKTLTFNLNQNTTIEYQRRQFFGEIADETSGSGSGSGTGTGSRAMQPRYNYNNLASMHANVIVRPTPRPTPASYAKFTLQTVSLPRPEYPVAISLTATTPTTPSSSVQSPVPAHSTGARAKDISTSSRQHPLTSVHVQPQSRHLDQKSVKQLTNNSTRRGFSGSREISADSGIASMDMALDSSSGSSVGSKRSRSRPRNLKMVMSGRHTFEVRDADDPPSSESNSFVEPLALPKLPTDGSQSIPLPLLGLVRSNTVLSRETYERRQAETPGSQDQQDADSEKPKTSGSDESESVDEEKLYLDSSTSEKSAKHQSQSSVASTWRHQAGESLAAQDCSSMSMSISSDTQAPENPRDNDKEEDMSLGLDEISMIHTDMQFSTISSITETPPKVGQESLLNLHLVDNREAGTSRPRSFNNALNESKFAELALASSSCLLLDDETSPTDSLVSSTEDSEEAGGKLQKHKLNEERQQKDIDDIDLDDISPVLELDLDPPGGRSPISPGTPTHASHSLSLGSDCGNLIDDEIADQPALLCNSEAHEVATDTPTLMETLTHTQTGSLRSLKSQSKARTALQQAIELSLRTPAAVRKAVMDRAESLDTLSPCESICSDDLMMDFDMNSSVDSIDHMANSTGRSRSGSDLHKIGGGQDMDPMQAETEAELLSELERRGSDVMKELNTLLRGRRQRGGPRERISAQLPARATRLLNRSRLQDQQLAGNDSDNSLRSSHSGGASAAAAAARKRSTANSRTSSGSTASLPRQRHLQQQHLGLGGAAGGGGGGGGATASGTSTQRCGGELHSSSDDLMLYDKSFRNAMIQDVLQFKKQLLRLRRILQETETLNPFENDNVQLFAACGLDSKQLNDIDLASLTSSTTEDPLQELSDLRRQVVYLQGQVDDRDRTIRLQRDLIEQLEAEKRQKSAANGPASGGDQGKELISMATQTERTRPLAIGAEGLSSKPEYTSYTTHFPMLHLHDSTLAATTIIRHHQSNHNQQEQQQPKQQQADKSCPAISQTRRHTIISTTLTNYNQQLAAAFPDAPRRSSIGWDTIPTMPTPTAHGNASKPVRITLIGEALPLHKKSSTGSLCSSSTSSSSSSTSSLAQNANVVVKRRYPNGCQSVKSGSSAHYQPLYNSNKMTSPTVTIV, translated from the exons ATGGGCAAGTGTGTTTCCCGGCAGTCGGCTCCGCTCCACGAACTTGAATCCCCAGACGCACAGCAGCATCATCAATCTGTATTGACAATCGCAGTGTCCCACGAAGATTTGGCCCAGGCACACGAAATCTGGCAACGGCTGACAGGGAGTAATGAATACATTGCAGCCGGGCCACCCTcccagctgctggaggaggaaCCCTTTTATTACACTATCAGCCGTCGAAGGCAGCCGGAGCAGCAACTGGCGaggcagctggagctggagcaggagcaggagcaggccGTGTTGCACATCGAGTCCCTTTACAATGATGCCGCCATTGCCCCAGCGGAACCGGTGACATCAGCCAGCGAACCGGAGTACTCCACTTGCCAGGAATTCCTGCTGCACGAACTGCTGCAGGTCATCGAGGAGCATGCatcctccacatccacatccaactCCACATCCAGCTCCACAACCAACTACATCCTGAATCAGGCCAGAATCAGGCCAGAACCTCAATTACCCGTGGAGAACAACGGCTGgctggcggcggtg GGACAGGCGGAGAGCAAGAAGCAGGGCAGCAAGTCGGGTCGCCGCCAGCACAATGGCAAcggaaatgggaatggcaatcCCACGGAGGCGATGGAACAGAATCAGACGGTGCACACCAAAGGCACCGCCATGTCCTTCGGTTTCCGCAAGAAGCTCAATGGGACGCCCAAGAAGTTCAAGAAACTCCTGGAAGGCGGCGACAAAAGCGCAACTCGCACCGCCGACACAAAGGATGACAACGGAAATGCAG CTGTGCCCGTTCACTTCGAGAAAGTAGGCGCCGCCGCTGTCCAGAAAGCTGGCACCTTGGCGACAGGTGCGGCCGGCGGACGTTTCGGTTATCGTGgggcggtgccacgcccctcctCTGCGGGCTTTACGGCGCCCAGCGAGGActccgaatcggaatcgatgGCCAATGCACagaacaacatcaacaacaacaacaacaataataacaataacggACGTGGAGCGGAAAATGGTCCGGTGCTGGTGAGCAATT TGAAACGCCGCTCCAAGAGCGCACATGCCGGACGATCCGGAGATGGGGAGCCCAAAATAGCCCAGCCCAAGACGCTGACGTTCAACCTGAATCAGAACACCACCATCGAGTACCAGCGGCGTCAGTTCTTCGGCGAGATCGCGGATGAAACGTCGGGTTCAGGATCCGGATCGGGTACGGGTACGGGATCGAGAGCCATGCAGCCGAGATATAACTACAACAATCTGGCCAGCATGCATGCCAATGTCAT AGTTCGCCCCACACCGCGACCCACTCCAGCCAGCTACGCCAAGTTCACCCTGCAGACAGTGAGCCTGCCCAGGCCGGAGTACCCGGTGGCCATCAGCTTGACAGCCACCACACCGACCACGCCCAGCAGCAGTGTGCAGTCACCCGTGCCCGCCCATTCGACAGGTGCCAGGGCCAAGGACATATCCACCAGTTCCAGGCAACATCCCCTGACCTCGGTGCATGTGCAACCGCAGTCGCGTCATCTGGACCAGAAGAGCGTGAAGCAGCTGACGAATAACTCAACGCGACGGGGATTCTCCGGCAGCAGGGAGATTAGCGCAGATTCTGGGATAGCCAGCATGGACATGGCGTTGGACAGCAGTTCGGGCAGCTCGGTGGGTTCCAAGAGGAGTCGAAGCAGGCCCAGGAACCTGAAGATGGTGATGAGTGGACGGCACACGTTCGAGGTGCGCGATGCCGATGATCCGCCGTCCAGTGAGTCCAACTCCTTTGTGGAACCGCTGGCACTACCCAAGTTACCCACTGATGGCAGTCAGAGTATTCCTCTGCCATTACTGGGCTTGGTGCGATCCAATACGGTGTTGAGTCGGGAGACTTACGAGCGGCGTCAGGCGGAGACTCCGGGATCCCAGGATCAGCAGGATGCGGATTCGGAAAAACCCAAGACAAGCGGCTCCGATGAGAGCGAGAGTGTGGATGAGGAGAAGCTCTACTTGGACTCGTCCACCTCCGAAAAGAGTGCCAAACATCAGAGCCAATCCTCAGTGGCCTCCACTTGGCGTCACCAGGCGGGTGAATCTCTGGCCGCCCAGGATTGCAGCAGCATGAGCATGAGCATCAGTAGTGACACCCAGGCTCCGGAAAATCCGCGTGATAATGACAAGGAGGAGGACATGTCCTTGGGTCTGGATGAGATCAGTATGATCCACACTGACATGCAGTTTAGCACAATCT CTTCAATAACGGAAACTCCGCCCAAAGTGGGCCAGGAGTCCCTGCTCAATCTCCACCTGGTGGACAATCGGGAGGCAGGCACCTCGCGTCCCCGCTCCTTCAACAATGCTCTCAATGAATCCAAGTTTGCCGAGCTGGCCTTGGCCAGTAGCAGTTGCCTCCTGTTGGATGATGAAACTTCGCCCACGGACAGTTTGGTCAGCAGCACCGAGGACTCCGAGGAGGCGGGTGGCAAGTTGCAGAAGCACAAGCTCAACGAGGAGCGTCAGCAGAAGGACATCGATGACATCGACCTAGATGATATTTCGCCGGTTCTCGAACTGGACCTGGATCCGCCAGGTGGGCGAAGTCCCATTTCACCCGGCACTCCCACTCATGCATCCCACTCCCTTTCTCTGGGCTCGGATTGCGGAAATCTCATAGATGATGAGATCGCCGATCAGCCGGCTCTGCTGTGCAACAGTGAAGCCCACGAGGTGGCCACCGATACGCCCACCTTGATGGAAACCCTTACCCACACCCAAACAGGATCCCTGAGATCCTTGAAGAGTCAGTCGAAGGCTCGTACCGCTCTGCAGCAGGCCATCGAGTTGAGTTTGAGGACACCGGCAGCGGTGCGCAAGGCAGTTATGGATCGAGCCGAATCCTTGGACACTCTATCGCCCTGCGAGTCCATTTGCTCCGATGACCTGATGATGGACTTCGACATGAACAGCAGTGTGGACTCCATCGATCACATGGCCAATTCCACGGgtcgcagtcgcagtggcTCGGATCTTCACAAGATTGGTGGTGGTCAGGACATGGATCCCATGCAGGCGGAGACCGAGGCGGAACTTCTATCTGAGTTGGAGCGCAGGGGCAGTGATGTGATGAAGGAGCTCAATACTTTGCTGCGCGGCAGGAGGCAGCGCGGTGGACCAAGGGAGAGGATTAG CGCCCAACTGCCTGCGCGCGCCACCAGATTGCTGAACCGCTCCCGTCTGCAGGACCAGCAGCTCGCCGGCAACGATTCGGACAACAGCCTGAGGTCCTCCCACAGCGGCGGAGCttcggcagcggcggcggcggccaggaAGCGAAGCACGGCCAACTCCAGGACCTCGTCGGGATCCACGGCCAGTCTGCCCCGTCAGCggcacctgcagcagcagcacctgggCTTGGGTGGCGCagcaggaggtggaggtggaggtggtggagccACTGCATCCGGAACATCCACCCAGCGGTGCGGGGGAGAGCTGCACAGCTCGTCGGACGATCTGATGTTGTATGACAAGTCCTTCCGCAATGCCATGATCCAGGATGTGCTGCAGTTCAAGAAGCAGCTGCTTCGACTGCGGCGAATACTCCAGGAG ACGGAAACGCTCAATCCCTTCGAGAACGACAACGTCCAGCTGTTCGCCGCCTGCGGATTGGACAGCAAGCAGCTGAATGACATCGATCTGGCCAGCCTGACCTCGTCCACGACGGAGGATCCGCTCCAGGAGCTATCGGATCTACGTAGACAGGTGGTTTACCTTCAG GGTCAAGTGGACGATCGTGATCGCACCATTCGCCTGCAGCGAGATCTTATCGAGCAACTGGAGGCCGAGAAGAGGCAGAAGTCGGCGGCGAATGGACCTGCCTCTGGCGGGGATCAGGGCAAGGAGCTCATCAGCATGGCCACCCAAACGGAGCGG ACACGACCACTTGCCATTGGTGCGGAGGGTTTGTCCAG TAAGCCCGAATATACCAGTTATACCACGCACTTTCCGATGCTCCACTTGCACGATTCCACGCTGGCAGCCACCACGATAATCCGTCATCACCAGAGCAACCACAAccagcaagagcagcagcagccaaagcagcagcaggcggatAAATCCTGTCCAGCTATCAGCCAGACCCGCCGGCACACCATTATCTCCACCACGCTGACCAACTACAATCAGCAGCTGGCGGCGGCGTTTCCCGATGCCCCCCGACGCTCCTCCATCGGTTGGGATACCATCCCGACCATGCCCACACCCACGGCCCATGGCAACGCCTCGAAGCCGGTGAGGATTACGCTAATCGGGGAGGCACTGCCGCTGCACAAGAAGTCATCCACCGGATCGCTGTGCTCCTCATCAacgtcgtcctcctcctcatccacatcctcgtTGGCCCAAAATGCGAATGTGGTGGTCAAGAGGCGCTACCCCAATGGCTGTCAGAGTGTTAAGAGCGGATCGAGTGCCCATTATCAGCCGTtgtacaacagcaacaagatgACAAGCCCAACCGTAACTATAGTCTGA
- the LOC122616076 gene encoding uncharacterized protein LOC122616076 isoform X1: MGKCVSRQSAPLHELESPDAQQHHQSVLTIAVSHEDLAQAHEIWQRLTGSNEYIAAGPPSQLLEEEPFYYTISRRRQPEQQLARQLELEQEQEQAVLHIESLYNDAAIAPAEPVTSASEPEYSTCQEFLLHELLQVIEEHASSTSTSNSTSSSTTNYILNQARIRPEPQLPVENNGWLAAVGQAESKKQGSKSGRRQHNGNGNGNGNPTEAMEQNQTVHTKGTAMSFGFRKKLNGTPKKFKKLLEGGDKSATRTADTKDDNGNAAVPVHFEKVGAAAVQKAGTLATGAAGGRFGYRGAVPRPSSAGFTAPSEDSESESMANAQNNINNNNNNNNNNGRGAENGPVLVSNLKRRSKSAHAGRSGDGEPKIAQPKTLTFNLNQNTTIEYQRRQFFGEIADETSGSGSGSGTGTGSRAMQPRYNYNNLASMHANVIVRPTPRPTPASYAKFTLQTVSLPRPEYPVAISLTATTPTTPSSSVQSPVPAHSTGARAKDISTSSRQHPLTSVHVQPQSRHLDQKSVKQLTNNSTRRGFSGSREISADSGIASMDMALDSSSGSSVGSKRSRSRPRNLKMVMSGRHTFEVRDADDPPSSESNSFVEPLALPKLPTDGSQSIPLPLLGLVRSNTVLSRETYERRQAETPGSQDQQDADSEKPKTSGSDESESVDEEKLYLDSSTSEKSAKHQSQSSVASTWRHQAGESLAAQDCSSMSMSISSDTQAPENPRDNDKEEDMSLGLDEISMIHTDMQFSTISSITETPPKVGQESLLNLHLVDNREAGTSRPRSFNNALNESKFAELALASSSCLLLDDETSPTDSLVSSTEDSEEAGGKLQKHKLNEERQQKDIDDIDLDDISPVLELDLDPPGGRSPISPGTPTHASHSLSLGSDCGNLIDDEIADQPALLCNSEAHEVATDTPTLMETLTHTQTGSLRSLKSQSKARTALQQAIELSLRTPAAVRKAVMDRAESLDTLSPCESICSDDLMMDFDMNSSVDSIDHMANSTGRSRSGSDLHKIGGGQDMDPMQAETEAELLSELERRGSDVMKELNTLLRGRRQRGGPRERISAQLPARATRLLNRSRLQDQQLAGNDSDNSLRSSHSGGASAAAAAARKRSTANSRTSSGSTASLPRQRHLQQQHLGLGGAAGGGGGGGGATASGTSTQRCGGELHSSSDDLMLYDKSFRNAMIQDVLQFKKQLLRLRRILQETETLNPFENDNVQLFAACGLDSKQLNDIDLASLTSSTTEDPLQELSDLRRQVVYLQGQVDDRDRTIRLQRDLIEQLEAEKRQKSAANGPASGGDQGKELISMATQTERTRPLAIGAEGLSRSKPEYTSYTTHFPMLHLHDSTLAATTIIRHHQSNHNQQEQQQPKQQQADKSCPAISQTRRHTIISTTLTNYNQQLAAAFPDAPRRSSIGWDTIPTMPTPTAHGNASKPVRITLIGEALPLHKKSSTGSLCSSSTSSSSSSTSSLAQNANVVVKRRYPNGCQSVKSGSSAHYQPLYNSNKMTSPTVTIV, from the exons ATGGGCAAGTGTGTTTCCCGGCAGTCGGCTCCGCTCCACGAACTTGAATCCCCAGACGCACAGCAGCATCATCAATCTGTATTGACAATCGCAGTGTCCCACGAAGATTTGGCCCAGGCACACGAAATCTGGCAACGGCTGACAGGGAGTAATGAATACATTGCAGCCGGGCCACCCTcccagctgctggaggaggaaCCCTTTTATTACACTATCAGCCGTCGAAGGCAGCCGGAGCAGCAACTGGCGaggcagctggagctggagcaggagcaggagcaggccGTGTTGCACATCGAGTCCCTTTACAATGATGCCGCCATTGCCCCAGCGGAACCGGTGACATCAGCCAGCGAACCGGAGTACTCCACTTGCCAGGAATTCCTGCTGCACGAACTGCTGCAGGTCATCGAGGAGCATGCatcctccacatccacatccaactCCACATCCAGCTCCACAACCAACTACATCCTGAATCAGGCCAGAATCAGGCCAGAACCTCAATTACCCGTGGAGAACAACGGCTGgctggcggcggtg GGACAGGCGGAGAGCAAGAAGCAGGGCAGCAAGTCGGGTCGCCGCCAGCACAATGGCAAcggaaatgggaatggcaatcCCACGGAGGCGATGGAACAGAATCAGACGGTGCACACCAAAGGCACCGCCATGTCCTTCGGTTTCCGCAAGAAGCTCAATGGGACGCCCAAGAAGTTCAAGAAACTCCTGGAAGGCGGCGACAAAAGCGCAACTCGCACCGCCGACACAAAGGATGACAACGGAAATGCAG CTGTGCCCGTTCACTTCGAGAAAGTAGGCGCCGCCGCTGTCCAGAAAGCTGGCACCTTGGCGACAGGTGCGGCCGGCGGACGTTTCGGTTATCGTGgggcggtgccacgcccctcctCTGCGGGCTTTACGGCGCCCAGCGAGGActccgaatcggaatcgatgGCCAATGCACagaacaacatcaacaacaacaacaacaataataacaataacggACGTGGAGCGGAAAATGGTCCGGTGCTGGTGAGCAATT TGAAACGCCGCTCCAAGAGCGCACATGCCGGACGATCCGGAGATGGGGAGCCCAAAATAGCCCAGCCCAAGACGCTGACGTTCAACCTGAATCAGAACACCACCATCGAGTACCAGCGGCGTCAGTTCTTCGGCGAGATCGCGGATGAAACGTCGGGTTCAGGATCCGGATCGGGTACGGGTACGGGATCGAGAGCCATGCAGCCGAGATATAACTACAACAATCTGGCCAGCATGCATGCCAATGTCAT AGTTCGCCCCACACCGCGACCCACTCCAGCCAGCTACGCCAAGTTCACCCTGCAGACAGTGAGCCTGCCCAGGCCGGAGTACCCGGTGGCCATCAGCTTGACAGCCACCACACCGACCACGCCCAGCAGCAGTGTGCAGTCACCCGTGCCCGCCCATTCGACAGGTGCCAGGGCCAAGGACATATCCACCAGTTCCAGGCAACATCCCCTGACCTCGGTGCATGTGCAACCGCAGTCGCGTCATCTGGACCAGAAGAGCGTGAAGCAGCTGACGAATAACTCAACGCGACGGGGATTCTCCGGCAGCAGGGAGATTAGCGCAGATTCTGGGATAGCCAGCATGGACATGGCGTTGGACAGCAGTTCGGGCAGCTCGGTGGGTTCCAAGAGGAGTCGAAGCAGGCCCAGGAACCTGAAGATGGTGATGAGTGGACGGCACACGTTCGAGGTGCGCGATGCCGATGATCCGCCGTCCAGTGAGTCCAACTCCTTTGTGGAACCGCTGGCACTACCCAAGTTACCCACTGATGGCAGTCAGAGTATTCCTCTGCCATTACTGGGCTTGGTGCGATCCAATACGGTGTTGAGTCGGGAGACTTACGAGCGGCGTCAGGCGGAGACTCCGGGATCCCAGGATCAGCAGGATGCGGATTCGGAAAAACCCAAGACAAGCGGCTCCGATGAGAGCGAGAGTGTGGATGAGGAGAAGCTCTACTTGGACTCGTCCACCTCCGAAAAGAGTGCCAAACATCAGAGCCAATCCTCAGTGGCCTCCACTTGGCGTCACCAGGCGGGTGAATCTCTGGCCGCCCAGGATTGCAGCAGCATGAGCATGAGCATCAGTAGTGACACCCAGGCTCCGGAAAATCCGCGTGATAATGACAAGGAGGAGGACATGTCCTTGGGTCTGGATGAGATCAGTATGATCCACACTGACATGCAGTTTAGCACAATCT CTTCAATAACGGAAACTCCGCCCAAAGTGGGCCAGGAGTCCCTGCTCAATCTCCACCTGGTGGACAATCGGGAGGCAGGCACCTCGCGTCCCCGCTCCTTCAACAATGCTCTCAATGAATCCAAGTTTGCCGAGCTGGCCTTGGCCAGTAGCAGTTGCCTCCTGTTGGATGATGAAACTTCGCCCACGGACAGTTTGGTCAGCAGCACCGAGGACTCCGAGGAGGCGGGTGGCAAGTTGCAGAAGCACAAGCTCAACGAGGAGCGTCAGCAGAAGGACATCGATGACATCGACCTAGATGATATTTCGCCGGTTCTCGAACTGGACCTGGATCCGCCAGGTGGGCGAAGTCCCATTTCACCCGGCACTCCCACTCATGCATCCCACTCCCTTTCTCTGGGCTCGGATTGCGGAAATCTCATAGATGATGAGATCGCCGATCAGCCGGCTCTGCTGTGCAACAGTGAAGCCCACGAGGTGGCCACCGATACGCCCACCTTGATGGAAACCCTTACCCACACCCAAACAGGATCCCTGAGATCCTTGAAGAGTCAGTCGAAGGCTCGTACCGCTCTGCAGCAGGCCATCGAGTTGAGTTTGAGGACACCGGCAGCGGTGCGCAAGGCAGTTATGGATCGAGCCGAATCCTTGGACACTCTATCGCCCTGCGAGTCCATTTGCTCCGATGACCTGATGATGGACTTCGACATGAACAGCAGTGTGGACTCCATCGATCACATGGCCAATTCCACGGgtcgcagtcgcagtggcTCGGATCTTCACAAGATTGGTGGTGGTCAGGACATGGATCCCATGCAGGCGGAGACCGAGGCGGAACTTCTATCTGAGTTGGAGCGCAGGGGCAGTGATGTGATGAAGGAGCTCAATACTTTGCTGCGCGGCAGGAGGCAGCGCGGTGGACCAAGGGAGAGGATTAG CGCCCAACTGCCTGCGCGCGCCACCAGATTGCTGAACCGCTCCCGTCTGCAGGACCAGCAGCTCGCCGGCAACGATTCGGACAACAGCCTGAGGTCCTCCCACAGCGGCGGAGCttcggcagcggcggcggcggccaggaAGCGAAGCACGGCCAACTCCAGGACCTCGTCGGGATCCACGGCCAGTCTGCCCCGTCAGCggcacctgcagcagcagcacctgggCTTGGGTGGCGCagcaggaggtggaggtggaggtggtggagccACTGCATCCGGAACATCCACCCAGCGGTGCGGGGGAGAGCTGCACAGCTCGTCGGACGATCTGATGTTGTATGACAAGTCCTTCCGCAATGCCATGATCCAGGATGTGCTGCAGTTCAAGAAGCAGCTGCTTCGACTGCGGCGAATACTCCAGGAG ACGGAAACGCTCAATCCCTTCGAGAACGACAACGTCCAGCTGTTCGCCGCCTGCGGATTGGACAGCAAGCAGCTGAATGACATCGATCTGGCCAGCCTGACCTCGTCCACGACGGAGGATCCGCTCCAGGAGCTATCGGATCTACGTAGACAGGTGGTTTACCTTCAG GGTCAAGTGGACGATCGTGATCGCACCATTCGCCTGCAGCGAGATCTTATCGAGCAACTGGAGGCCGAGAAGAGGCAGAAGTCGGCGGCGAATGGACCTGCCTCTGGCGGGGATCAGGGCAAGGAGCTCATCAGCATGGCCACCCAAACGGAGCGG ACACGACCACTTGCCATTGGTGCGGAGGGTTTGTCCAG AAGTAAGCCCGAATATACCAGTTATACCACGCACTTTCCGATGCTCCACTTGCACGATTCCACGCTGGCAGCCACCACGATAATCCGTCATCACCAGAGCAACCACAAccagcaagagcagcagcagccaaagcagcagcaggcggatAAATCCTGTCCAGCTATCAGCCAGACCCGCCGGCACACCATTATCTCCACCACGCTGACCAACTACAATCAGCAGCTGGCGGCGGCGTTTCCCGATGCCCCCCGACGCTCCTCCATCGGTTGGGATACCATCCCGACCATGCCCACACCCACGGCCCATGGCAACGCCTCGAAGCCGGTGAGGATTACGCTAATCGGGGAGGCACTGCCGCTGCACAAGAAGTCATCCACCGGATCGCTGTGCTCCTCATCAacgtcgtcctcctcctcatccacatcctcgtTGGCCCAAAATGCGAATGTGGTGGTCAAGAGGCGCTACCCCAATGGCTGTCAGAGTGTTAAGAGCGGATCGAGTGCCCATTATCAGCCGTtgtacaacagcaacaagatgACAAGCCCAACCGTAACTATAGTCTGA